From Nitrososphaerales archaeon, one genomic window encodes:
- a CDS encoding 2-oxoacid:acceptor oxidoreductase family protein, whose translation MKWEFRITGLGGQGAITIGHILGRAAVLYDNKEAVVTEGYSPYITGGWSRADVIVSDDQIDYPYVSKLDILVAMYQEGLDLNVKLLKPDSTVLVEKRLVDTAKVKNERKVIGVPATELAERLGRKILANVVLLGALAANSNAVTMDSLRKAVADRFPKATELNLKALEAGFDIMELTGGERRVA comes from the coding sequence ATGAAGTGGGAGTTCCGCATTACCGGCCTAGGTGGACAGGGCGCGATAACCATCGGACACATACTCGGACGGGCAGCAGTCCTGTACGACAACAAAGAAGCGGTTGTCACAGAAGGCTACAGCCCGTACATCACGGGCGGATGGTCGAGGGCGGATGTGATAGTGTCTGACGACCAGATAGACTATCCGTACGTGTCCAAGTTGGACATTCTTGTGGCCATGTATCAGGAAGGGCTAGACCTGAATGTGAAGCTACTGAAGCCCGACAGCACAGTGCTCGTGGAGAAGAGGCTGGTGGACACAGCCAAGGTGAAGAATGAGAGGAAGGTCATCGGGGTACCGGCCACAGAGCTCGCCGAGAGGCTGGGCAGGAAGATACTCGCCAATGTCGTGCTGCTAGGAGCCTTGGCGGCGAACTCCAACGCCGTCACCATGGACTCGTTGAGGAAGGCAGTTGCAGACAGATTTCCAAAGGCCACGGAACTGAACCTGAAGGCCCTCGAGGCGGGATTCGACATCATGGAGCTGACAGGAGGTGAGAGAAGGGTTGCCTGA
- a CDS encoding 2-oxoacid:acceptor oxidoreductase subunit alpha, with amino-acid sequence MAKTDVTVRLGGTAGDGVQSGGELIARIFSRSGLYISTYNGNQSLIRGGQVWFHVHAAPWRVSSLGFGIDFLISLTQSFYNEHHQSVNDGGYILYDASVVKADDLPAGVTPLAVPLREIALKYDKRPIMRNVVAAGALAAALGIDKKVLSEAVSQQFGSDTLKGNVLAGNDAYSFFHERFGVIRKLDYCPVSRPFMTANEALALGAVAGGCRFYAAYPMSPASSIVHWMASHSKSLGITVFLGEDEISVINSVIGASFAGARAMCGTSGGGFALMQEAIGMAAMTETPVVVVDVMRAGPSTGLPTKTSQGDLNMVLGIAQDDFPRVIIAPRTPQESFYAAGRALNIAEKFQVPVIILLDFSISEGGYSTVDALNFDAPIDRGKIVVKGETNGVWFKRFELTPDNVSPRSLPGTDGMMFVAKSDEHDEYGHDLSDVLSGLKESVKLRERMYEKRMRKLDLVRKEMSPPEFFGPDKADLTVVTWGSSANPVREAIRELRSQGVRANSLEFSDLYPLDATKVRRILQGCGDLLGVECNYTGQFSGYLKRETGVTVERHLLKYSGEPIYPVEVVNSVKDALAREVSAVA; translated from the coding sequence GTGGCCAAGACAGACGTGACGGTGAGGCTGGGCGGCACAGCGGGGGATGGAGTGCAGAGCGGCGGCGAACTGATAGCGAGGATCTTCTCGCGGAGCGGTCTCTACATCTCAACCTACAACGGCAACCAATCACTCATCAGAGGAGGGCAGGTGTGGTTCCACGTCCACGCGGCTCCGTGGAGGGTTTCGTCGCTGGGCTTCGGAATCGATTTCTTGATTTCTCTCACGCAGTCGTTCTACAATGAGCACCATCAGAGCGTGAACGATGGCGGCTACATTCTTTACGATGCCTCGGTGGTGAAGGCTGACGACCTTCCCGCGGGCGTGACGCCCCTTGCCGTTCCTCTGCGTGAGATTGCCCTGAAGTACGACAAGAGACCGATCATGAGAAACGTCGTAGCTGCGGGGGCCCTCGCAGCAGCCCTGGGTATCGACAAGAAGGTTCTCTCGGAAGCCGTTTCCCAGCAATTCGGGTCCGACACCCTGAAAGGAAACGTCCTCGCGGGCAACGATGCCTACAGCTTTTTCCATGAAAGGTTCGGCGTCATCAGAAAGCTGGACTATTGCCCCGTGAGCAGGCCGTTCATGACCGCCAACGAGGCCCTGGCGCTCGGTGCAGTCGCCGGCGGCTGCAGGTTCTATGCGGCCTATCCGATGTCGCCGGCGAGTTCCATCGTGCATTGGATGGCGTCCCATTCAAAGAGTCTAGGCATAACGGTCTTCTTGGGAGAAGACGAAATCTCAGTCATCAACTCAGTCATAGGCGCATCATTCGCTGGGGCAAGAGCGATGTGCGGAACCAGTGGCGGAGGCTTCGCTCTCATGCAGGAGGCCATCGGCATGGCCGCGATGACGGAGACTCCTGTGGTCGTGGTGGACGTGATGAGGGCTGGACCGAGCACTGGACTGCCTACCAAGACCTCCCAGGGAGACCTAAACATGGTACTCGGGATAGCTCAGGACGACTTCCCCAGGGTTATAATCGCTCCGCGGACGCCCCAGGAAAGTTTCTACGCCGCTGGCAGAGCCCTCAACATCGCTGAGAAGTTCCAGGTTCCAGTCATAATTCTGTTGGACTTCTCCATCTCCGAAGGCGGTTACTCCACAGTGGACGCTCTAAACTTTGATGCGCCGATTGACAGAGGGAAGATTGTTGTCAAGGGGGAAACAAACGGGGTCTGGTTCAAGAGGTTCGAACTGACGCCGGACAATGTGTCGCCCCGTTCGCTTCCTGGAACAGACGGGATGATGTTCGTCGCAAAATCCGACGAGCATGACGAGTACGGGCACGACCTGAGCGACGTGCTCTCGGGCCTGAAGGAGTCGGTCAAGCTCAGAGAGAGAATGTACGAGAAGCGGATGCGGAAGCTGGACCTGGTCCGCAAGGAGATGTCGCCGCCCGAGTTCTTCGGTCCGGACAAGGCAGACCTGACGGTGGTAACGTGGGGTAGCTCTGCGAATCCGGTCAGGGAGGCCATCCGCGAGCTGCGAAGTCAAGGGGTCCGAGCCAATTCACTGGAGTTCTCCGACCTGTACCCCCTCGACGCAACCAAGGTCAGGAGAATCCTGCAGGGCTGCGGTGACCTGCTGGGCGTCGAGTGCAATTACACCGGCCAGTTCTCAGGCTACCTGAAGAGGGAGACGGGCGTGACTGTGGAGAGACACCTCCTGAAGTACAGCGGTGAACCGATTTATCCAGTCGAGGTGGTCAACTCCGTCAAGGACGCGCTTGCCCGGGAGGTCTCCGCAGTTGCATAG
- a CDS encoding hydrogenase iron-sulfur subunit produces the protein MPEPEAILIIGGGIAGIQAALDAANSGAKVVLVEKEPTIGGKMSVLDKNFPTLDCSICIESPKMSEVGLHPNIELLTGAEVQTLEGEAGDFRAVIRQNPRFVTDACTRCGECVPVCPVVKKNEFDVGMAARKAIYIPIEQSVPGAYVIDGESCLNKPPNYLPCSRCTDACGPNAIDFDMKPRLLERRVAAVIVATGFDLLNPELLTEFNYGKHPDILTSMELERLLQASGPSLGEVVRPSDGEHPENVLFVLCAGSRDQRFVRYCSRICCMYSIKESYQLKDHGVKNVDVAYMDIRAYGKGFDEFYDRARDSGVNFTRGRPASVTPAGNRLKVSFEDTQSGQLNKDKEYDMVVLATAVVPSRSTESLAKVLGVEVADDGFFESKDEFGEFVTSTRDGVFLAGCSTGPKDIPDSVLEAGAAVAKALTHLKRRSWPEPLNVIPLSTEGEPRIGVFVCHCGSNIAGVVDVPELVNYARTLPGVVHAQDQTYSCAANTLNDISSVIREKKINRVVVSACSPKTHYPTFQGSLKRAGLNQYLLEMSNIRNMDSWVHKDDREGALEKAKDMTKMAVLKANKMKPLAAMRFPVTQKALVVGGGIAGIVAATNLAEQGFETHLVEKDAVLGGLLNQLGEIAPLGVKSSFLVETLLEKLRSSGAKVHTSTKVENISGFVGNYHARLTDGSDLEVGAVVLATGAEPYSPTEFEYSKDPKVVTSLELEKMVDDVGPGKSVSIISCIGSRDSEFGCSRYCCQTMINQALRLKERGNSVNVLYKDLRAFSRFGEEEYEVACRKGVSFIQYPQDSLPQDAIKMENGDLSLKDELLGEEIVVPSDLVVLNLGLKPVKEENGVVFQMKIPVDQQGFALESHPKLGPAESVVQGVVLAGTCQYPKSVKESAVQALASAAKAATIISKQEIEREPFVAVVDQAKCTKCVRCIPVCPYNAIRGELGKSIEFITAMCQGCGTCVAECAVEGALRQEDFTDEQMMAQIDAALETDAQNKLLVFACNWCSYAGADLAGVMKIQYPSNSRILRTMCSGRVSQKLMLYAFSKGAGAVLVTGCHPGDCHYINANLQTEKRVERWRTILKARGVNPDRLQLWWVSAAEPKRFADKVREMTQLITQLPPEELVSTTSKIRVATRSR, from the coding sequence TTGCCTGAGCCAGAGGCCATTCTCATCATCGGGGGAGGGATAGCGGGAATCCAGGCAGCACTGGACGCAGCGAACTCGGGGGCCAAGGTCGTCCTAGTCGAAAAGGAGCCGACGATTGGAGGCAAGATGTCCGTCCTGGACAAGAACTTCCCGACGCTCGACTGCTCCATCTGCATCGAGTCGCCCAAGATGAGCGAGGTTGGGCTTCACCCCAACATCGAGCTTCTGACCGGTGCCGAGGTCCAGACTCTCGAGGGGGAGGCAGGGGACTTCAGGGCAGTGATCAGGCAGAATCCAAGGTTCGTGACTGACGCCTGCACAAGGTGCGGCGAGTGCGTGCCGGTCTGCCCCGTCGTCAAGAAGAACGAATTTGACGTTGGGATGGCGGCCAGGAAGGCGATCTACATCCCCATCGAGCAATCGGTTCCAGGCGCATACGTCATCGACGGAGAAAGCTGTCTGAACAAACCACCCAACTACCTGCCGTGCAGCAGGTGTACCGACGCCTGCGGACCCAACGCCATCGACTTCGACATGAAGCCGAGGCTTCTTGAGAGAAGGGTGGCCGCCGTCATCGTCGCCACCGGCTTCGACCTGCTCAATCCTGAGCTGCTGACGGAATTCAACTACGGAAAGCATCCCGACATCCTGACCTCCATGGAGCTGGAGAGGCTGCTGCAGGCCTCGGGACCAAGTCTGGGCGAGGTTGTCAGGCCGTCAGATGGAGAGCACCCCGAGAACGTGCTCTTCGTGCTCTGCGCGGGCTCCCGCGACCAGCGGTTCGTAAGGTACTGCTCGCGGATTTGCTGCATGTACAGCATCAAGGAATCCTACCAACTGAAGGACCACGGGGTCAAGAACGTGGACGTTGCCTACATGGACATCCGTGCCTACGGGAAGGGTTTCGACGAATTCTACGACCGGGCTCGCGACAGCGGCGTGAACTTCACTCGAGGAAGGCCGGCATCGGTTACGCCAGCTGGCAATCGGCTGAAGGTGTCATTCGAGGACACGCAGAGCGGGCAGCTCAACAAGGACAAGGAGTACGACATGGTCGTGCTGGCCACGGCCGTCGTCCCGTCCAGGAGCACCGAATCGCTCGCGAAGGTACTCGGTGTTGAGGTCGCCGACGACGGCTTCTTCGAATCCAAGGACGAGTTCGGGGAGTTCGTCACCAGCACCAGGGACGGGGTGTTCCTCGCAGGATGCAGCACCGGGCCCAAGGACATCCCGGACAGCGTGCTCGAAGCGGGTGCGGCCGTTGCAAAGGCGCTCACGCATCTCAAGAGGAGGTCCTGGCCGGAGCCGCTGAACGTGATCCCCCTGAGCACAGAAGGAGAGCCCAGAATCGGGGTGTTCGTGTGTCACTGCGGCTCGAACATAGCGGGGGTCGTGGACGTCCCGGAACTCGTGAATTACGCGAGGACCCTTCCTGGCGTGGTCCACGCGCAAGACCAGACCTACTCTTGTGCTGCCAATACGCTCAACGACATAAGCAGTGTAATCAGGGAGAAGAAGATTAACAGGGTGGTCGTCAGCGCCTGCTCTCCCAAGACACACTACCCAACGTTCCAAGGTTCGCTCAAGAGGGCGGGTCTCAACCAGTACCTCCTTGAAATGTCGAACATAAGAAACATGGACTCGTGGGTGCACAAGGACGACCGCGAGGGTGCGCTCGAGAAGGCCAAGGACATGACTAAGATGGCCGTTCTCAAGGCGAACAAGATGAAACCCCTCGCTGCGATGAGATTTCCTGTCACCCAGAAAGCGCTCGTCGTCGGCGGCGGAATAGCCGGGATCGTCGCCGCCACCAACCTCGCGGAGCAAGGCTTCGAGACCCACTTGGTAGAGAAGGATGCGGTGCTCGGCGGCCTGCTGAATCAGCTCGGTGAGATTGCGCCTCTGGGCGTGAAGTCCTCCTTCCTGGTTGAGACTTTGCTCGAGAAGCTACGCAGCAGCGGGGCCAAGGTGCACACCTCGACCAAGGTCGAGAACATAAGTGGCTTCGTTGGAAATTACCACGCTCGCCTGACTGACGGATCTGATTTGGAGGTGGGGGCGGTCGTGCTCGCGACCGGGGCAGAGCCGTATTCGCCGACGGAGTTCGAGTATTCGAAGGACCCGAAGGTGGTGACAAGCCTAGAACTCGAAAAGATGGTCGATGACGTCGGGCCCGGCAAGAGCGTATCAATAATCTCCTGCATCGGCTCTAGAGACAGCGAGTTCGGTTGCTCAAGATACTGTTGCCAGACCATGATCAACCAAGCACTACGGTTGAAGGAAAGGGGAAACAGCGTGAACGTGCTCTACAAGGATCTCAGGGCGTTCTCGAGATTCGGAGAGGAGGAATACGAGGTCGCGTGCAGGAAGGGGGTGTCATTCATTCAGTATCCTCAGGACTCCCTTCCGCAGGATGCCATCAAGATGGAGAACGGGGACCTCTCTCTGAAAGACGAACTCCTCGGCGAAGAGATAGTCGTTCCCTCCGACCTCGTCGTCCTCAACCTCGGTCTCAAGCCCGTGAAGGAAGAGAACGGCGTTGTCTTCCAGATGAAGATCCCAGTCGACCAGCAGGGCTTCGCCCTTGAGAGCCACCCGAAGCTCGGACCTGCCGAGTCCGTCGTGCAGGGAGTGGTGCTCGCTGGGACCTGTCAGTACCCGAAGAGCGTGAAGGAGTCGGCCGTTCAGGCGCTGGCTTCAGCTGCAAAGGCCGCGACGATAATCTCGAAGCAGGAGATCGAGCGCGAGCCCTTCGTGGCCGTTGTCGACCAGGCGAAGTGCACAAAGTGCGTCCGCTGCATCCCCGTCTGCCCGTACAACGCGATCAGGGGGGAGCTCGGAAAGAGCATTGAATTCATCACTGCGATGTGCCAGGGGTGCGGAACCTGCGTGGCCGAATGTGCGGTGGAAGGCGCACTCAGACAGGAAGACTTCACAGACGAGCAGATGATGGCGCAGATAGACGCAGCCCTGGAGACCGACGCGCAGAATAAGCTGCTCGTCTTCGCGTGCAACTGGTGCTCCTACGCCGGCGCCGACCTTGCCGGGGTCATGAAGATACAGTATCCTTCAAACTCGAGGATCTTGAGAACGATGTGCTCGGGGCGGGTCTCCCAGAAGCTCATGCTGTACGCCTTCTCCAAAGGTGCCGGCGCTGTCCTGGTGACAGGATGCCATCCCGGCGACTGTCACTACATCAACGCGAACCTGCAGACGGAGAAGAGGGTGGAGAGATGGAGGACCATTCTGAAAGCGAGGGGTGTGAACCCCGACAGGCTCCAGCTCTGGTGGGTCAGCGCTGCCGAGCCGAAGCGTTTCGCAGACAAGGTCAGAGAGATGACGCAGCTAATCACCCAACTGCCCCCAGAGGAGCTGGTTTCCACCACCTCGAAGATCAGGGTGGCAACGAGGTCGAGATGA
- a CDS encoding electron transfer flavoprotein subunit alpha/FixB family protein — MPDTRRSAASDGSIFVFLEQTDGIMEEVSLEVLGEARRLADRQGVSVTGMVLGENVGGLAKDAASRGADVVLVGESPLLKDFATEAYLKVMLPNIRDRRPDAVLMGATRNGTALAAGLAVRIGAGLMAHVIDLEIESGTGVLLGSVPGFGGSIVAVCKCKGRPQMATVRPGIFKPLPANGSNPGVIESVPVDLRSEDVKCRIMQRSVRRSEDISRAERMVIAGLGCKDNLSLPRRLAEALGAGFGVSRPLADKGLAPKDLVVGSTGYSINAKLAVVIGVSGAAHFVSGIRDAETVIAINSDSSALIFNHADYCAKGDLFKIVPELIAAVEASGAKGA, encoded by the coding sequence TTGCCAGACACCAGGCGGAGCGCCGCAAGCGATGGGAGCATCTTCGTCTTCCTTGAGCAGACGGACGGAATCATGGAGGAGGTCTCGTTGGAGGTCCTGGGGGAGGCGAGAAGGCTAGCGGACAGACAGGGCGTCTCCGTGACTGGGATGGTTCTGGGCGAGAACGTGGGGGGGCTCGCCAAGGATGCAGCCAGCAGAGGAGCAGACGTGGTACTAGTGGGCGAGTCGCCGCTGTTGAAGGACTTCGCGACCGAGGCTTACCTCAAGGTGATGCTGCCGAACATCCGAGACAGAAGGCCAGACGCAGTCCTCATGGGCGCCACGCGCAACGGCACGGCCCTGGCGGCTGGCTTGGCGGTCAGGATTGGCGCTGGGTTGATGGCACACGTGATTGACCTGGAAATCGAGAGCGGAACGGGAGTGCTGCTCGGCTCCGTTCCAGGCTTCGGAGGCAGCATAGTTGCAGTCTGCAAGTGCAAGGGAAGGCCACAGATGGCCACCGTTAGGCCGGGTATCTTCAAGCCGTTGCCGGCGAACGGATCCAACCCAGGCGTCATCGAGTCAGTACCGGTCGACCTCAGAAGTGAGGATGTGAAGTGCCGTATCATGCAGAGGTCGGTCAGACGGAGCGAGGACATAAGCCGGGCAGAGAGGATGGTCATCGCCGGGTTGGGGTGCAAGGACAACCTCTCTCTCCCGCGCAGACTCGCGGAGGCGCTGGGGGCCGGCTTTGGAGTCTCCAGACCCCTCGCAGACAAGGGGCTGGCCCCCAAGGATCTGGTCGTGGGCTCGACCGGATACAGCATCAACGCCAAACTTGCGGTTGTGATCGGAGTCAGCGGCGCAGCACACTTCGTCTCCGGGATAAGAGACGCAGAGACTGTCATCGCCATCAACTCTGATTCCAGCGCCCTGATATTCAACCACGCAGACTACTGTGCCAAAGGCGACCTGTTCAAGATAGTTCCAGAGCTGATCGCCGCAGTGGAGGCCTCGGGGGCGAAGGGAGCATGA
- a CDS encoding thiamine pyrophosphate-dependent enzyme has product MTTPQLAAGGREIKVSAHSRDRLIRAHRLPNIWCPGCGIGIVLEAYTRVLEKSNIPPERQVAISGIGCTGRFAGYLDLDSYHTTHGRAIAFATGMSVANPDLEIFVIAGDGDISTIGGNHLIHAARRNVDINVIMVNNFNYGMTGGQHGATTPTGAKTYTSPYGNVESPFNIPYLVAAAGASFVARWTTIHANQLFKAIRRMTEVEGFTFLEVISPCPPTFGELNGFPEALDTMKYFREKSVVDDGADLRTLPITMHPEDPLVVGNFVDKRRESYQELLRQMQLRASGVGHQ; this is encoded by the coding sequence TTGACCACGCCGCAGCTCGCAGCAGGTGGCAGGGAGATCAAGGTCAGTGCTCACTCGAGAGATCGGCTGATCAGGGCTCATAGGCTCCCCAACATCTGGTGTCCGGGTTGCGGGATTGGCATAGTGCTGGAGGCCTACACACGCGTGCTTGAGAAGTCTAACATTCCTCCTGAGAGGCAAGTCGCAATATCAGGGATAGGGTGCACAGGGAGGTTCGCTGGGTATCTCGACCTCGACTCATACCACACAACTCACGGAAGGGCCATAGCTTTCGCGACAGGAATGTCCGTTGCAAACCCTGACTTGGAGATATTTGTAATCGCCGGCGATGGCGACATAAGCACGATAGGAGGAAACCACCTGATACACGCTGCCAGGAGGAACGTCGACATCAATGTCATAATGGTCAACAACTTCAACTATGGGATGACGGGCGGGCAGCACGGCGCGACCACCCCCACTGGGGCGAAGACATACACATCTCCGTACGGAAACGTCGAGTCGCCGTTCAACATACCCTACCTGGTCGCGGCCGCTGGAGCCTCGTTCGTCGCCAGATGGACGACAATCCACGCGAACCAGTTATTCAAAGCCATCCGCCGCATGACGGAGGTCGAGGGGTTCACATTTCTTGAGGTGATCTCTCCATGTCCTCCTACATTCGGTGAACTCAACGGTTTCCCGGAGGCTCTGGATACCATGAAGTACTTCCGGGAGAAGTCGGTAGTGGACGATGGCGCCGACCTGCGCACCTTGCCAATCACGATGCATCCCGAAGACCCTTTGGTTGTAGGGAATTTCGTCGACAAGAGGAGGGAGTCGTATCAGGAACTTCTTCGCCAGATGCAGCTCAGAGCCAGCGGGGTCGGACACCAATGA
- a CDS encoding 2-oxoacid:acceptor oxidoreductase subunit alpha — translation MSKNGGVLSPGTYFMMGNFACVEAAIMAGCRLFAGYPITPSSEIFERACTRFPQVGGYAVEMEDEIASMAALVGASYAGSKVMTATSGPGFSLMMENIGLAFMMEAPSVVVNVQRGGPSTGVPTLVGQGDMMQARWGTHGDTEMIAYCPSSVQEFFDLTIQAFNTAEKFRTPVFVMADQVVGMMSERLRVPPIEEIEIVERLAAKPPGSSDLGLPFDYSRDFVPMPIAGTGCRVNVESLTHDSRGYPSTEHSVSQAMMAHLLGKIRNHASEIWRWQEYLVDDADVVVIAYGSTARSALSAVKAARSKQIKAGLLRLITPWPFPDKIVEKISSRVNTIVVPEINYGQMIHPIRENSKCPVVGVNLAPGTLIEPRTITDALELVA, via the coding sequence ATGAGCAAGAACGGCGGAGTCCTGAGCCCGGGCACGTACTTCATGATGGGCAACTTCGCGTGCGTCGAAGCAGCCATCATGGCCGGCTGCAGGCTGTTCGCCGGGTATCCGATAACGCCTTCTTCTGAGATATTCGAGAGGGCCTGCACAAGGTTTCCGCAGGTCGGCGGCTATGCAGTGGAGATGGAGGACGAGATTGCAAGCATGGCGGCGCTGGTCGGCGCGTCCTACGCCGGAAGCAAGGTGATGACTGCAACCTCTGGTCCAGGATTCAGCCTCATGATGGAGAACATTGGACTCGCGTTCATGATGGAGGCCCCGTCGGTGGTTGTGAACGTGCAGAGGGGAGGTCCGAGTACCGGGGTTCCCACACTTGTCGGGCAGGGCGACATGATGCAGGCAAGGTGGGGCACCCATGGGGACACGGAGATGATCGCGTACTGTCCGAGCAGCGTTCAGGAATTCTTCGACCTTACGATTCAGGCGTTCAACACTGCGGAGAAGTTCAGGACGCCCGTGTTCGTGATGGCCGACCAAGTTGTTGGAATGATGTCAGAGCGACTGCGCGTCCCGCCCATTGAGGAGATAGAGATCGTGGAGAGGCTGGCGGCCAAGCCTCCCGGGTCGTCAGACCTCGGTCTTCCTTTCGATTACTCGCGGGACTTCGTCCCGATGCCAATAGCGGGGACAGGTTGCAGGGTCAACGTTGAGAGCTTGACGCACGATTCGAGGGGATATCCGAGCACCGAGCACTCGGTCTCGCAGGCTATGATGGCCCATCTCCTGGGCAAGATAAGGAACCACGCCAGCGAAATCTGGAGATGGCAGGAATACCTAGTTGACGACGCCGATGTCGTGGTGATTGCCTACGGCTCCACGGCGCGTTCCGCCCTGTCCGCGGTGAAGGCCGCTAGGTCAAAACAGATCAAGGCGGGTCTCCTCAGGCTGATCACTCCCTGGCCTTTCCCTGACAAGATCGTCGAGAAAATAAGCAGCAGAGTCAACACCATAGTCGTCCCCGAAATCAACTACGGTCAGATGATCCATCCAATCAGGGAGAACTCCAAGTGCCCAGTGGTGGGCGTGAACTTGGCGCCTGGCACTCTCATCGAGCCTCGCACGATAACCGACGCCCTGGAGTTGGTTGCTTGA
- a CDS encoding electron transfer flavoprotein subunit beta/FixA family protein produces the protein MKSIVCVKVTPKVEQIKFDEARKTVTREGVENEINDADKNALEMALQLKERHGGTVVVLSMGPPSFESHLKLAIAMGADDAILLSDRSFGGADTYATSRVLAAAIKRMAPYDVVLCGEASADGSTEQTPPSIAEWLQVPGIMYANSIELQGNRVLAKKSIAGGYETVEAETPLLASVELGCNSPRFPDFRRKRWAEKEFKLTVWNMQDLGFSPTEVGLGGSLTEVKELRNMSSRKRRGELIGGDSKEVAARLGQIIRSVGG, from the coding sequence ATGAAGTCAATAGTCTGCGTCAAGGTCACGCCGAAGGTCGAGCAGATCAAGTTCGACGAGGCTAGGAAGACAGTGACGAGGGAGGGGGTTGAGAACGAGATCAACGACGCGGACAAGAACGCACTGGAGATGGCTCTCCAGCTCAAAGAGCGCCACGGGGGAACTGTCGTTGTTCTCTCGATGGGGCCCCCCTCCTTCGAGTCCCACCTGAAGCTCGCGATCGCGATGGGCGCAGACGATGCCATCCTTCTGAGCGACAGAAGCTTCGGAGGCGCGGACACATACGCCACCTCCAGAGTCCTGGCAGCAGCAATAAAGCGGATGGCTCCATATGACGTCGTGCTGTGCGGAGAGGCATCCGCGGACGGGAGCACCGAGCAGACCCCGCCGAGCATCGCCGAATGGCTCCAGGTGCCCGGAATCATGTACGCAAACAGCATAGAGCTTCAGGGCAATAGGGTCCTTGCCAAAAAGAGCATAGCCGGAGGGTACGAAACTGTCGAGGCCGAGACGCCCCTTCTGGCCAGCGTCGAGCTCGGCTGCAATTCGCCCAGGTTTCCGGACTTCAGGAGAAAGAGATGGGCAGAGAAGGAATTCAAGTTGACAGTCTGGAATATGCAGGACTTGGGTTTCAGCCCGACCGAAGTCGGTCTTGGTGGCTCTCTGACCGAGGTCAAGGAGTTGAGGAACATGTCCTCGCGGAAGAGAAGAGGAGAGTTGATAGGCGGGGATTCGAAGGAAGTCGCTGCGAGACTCGGGCAGATCATCAGGTCCGTCGGTGGGTAG
- a CDS encoding (Fe-S)-binding protein: MTALKLEPDFSKRVEDISNETLSLCYQCGTCTAVCPMGVRARGLIRGAQLGLKEQVVDDKSLWYCVTCKLCEFACPRGVKITEIIHASRVVGFEGRKAPQRLQEAVWGVYDDGNPWGGKKNERAKWAEGLEVKIAKPAKYLLYVGDSASFDPRLQRVARSLAVILKAAGVDFSILGEGENCSGDVVYDAGEEGFLEELVQNNIEEFRKSGTEGIITLSPHSFNMFKTVYPKYGEMPDVLHYTEFLAGLLDRGTLKLSGQGDDLVVTYHDPCYLGRHHGIYEEPRKLLENIPGVKLTEMDDNRENALCCGGGGGVMWVDYDGERPSVRRVADAVGTGASTMATSCPYCIQNFEDGVKTKDLNLKVMDVSEVLARAMKLQGGT; encoded by the coding sequence ATGACCGCCCTGAAGCTCGAGCCTGACTTCTCGAAGAGGGTCGAGGACATCTCAAACGAGACTCTCTCCCTCTGCTACCAGTGCGGGACATGCACGGCTGTCTGCCCGATGGGAGTGCGCGCGAGGGGGCTGATACGAGGTGCCCAGCTCGGACTCAAAGAGCAGGTGGTGGATGACAAGAGTCTCTGGTACTGCGTCACCTGCAAGCTCTGCGAGTTCGCCTGCCCGAGGGGAGTGAAGATCACAGAGATAATACACGCATCGAGGGTCGTGGGATTCGAAGGAAGGAAAGCCCCCCAGAGGCTCCAGGAGGCGGTGTGGGGCGTCTACGACGACGGCAACCCTTGGGGTGGGAAGAAGAACGAGAGGGCCAAGTGGGCTGAGGGGCTGGAGGTCAAGATTGCCAAGCCGGCCAAGTACCTCCTCTACGTTGGCGATTCCGCCTCGTTCGACCCCCGCCTTCAGAGGGTGGCACGGTCGCTGGCTGTGATCCTGAAGGCTGCGGGAGTGGATTTCTCCATCCTCGGCGAGGGAGAGAACTGCAGCGGCGACGTAGTCTACGACGCGGGAGAGGAGGGATTTCTCGAGGAGCTGGTCCAGAACAACATCGAGGAGTTCAGGAAGAGCGGCACGGAGGGAATCATCACACTCTCGCCGCACTCCTTCAACATGTTCAAGACGGTCTATCCCAAGTATGGCGAGATGCCGGATGTGTTGCACTACACCGAATTCCTTGCGGGCCTTCTTGACAGGGGGACGCTGAAGCTCTCCGGCCAGGGAGACGACCTCGTGGTCACATATCACGACCCGTGCTACCTCGGCAGGCATCACGGAATATACGAGGAACCAAGGAAGCTCCTCGAGAACATACCCGGCGTCAAACTAACGGAGATGGACGACAACAGAGAGAACGCTCTCTGCTGCGGGGGAGGAGGAGGGGTGATGTGGGTCGACTATGACGGCGAGCGTCCCAGCGTTCGGAGAGTCGCAGATGCCGTTGGCACGGGCGCGTCAACCATGGCTACCTCCTGCCCATACTGCATCCAGAACTTCGAGGATGGGGTGAAGACGAAAGATCTGAACTTGAAAGTGATGGACGTCTCTGAAGTTCTGGCGAGGGCCATGAAACTGCAAGGAGGGACGTAG